Proteins from one Hydrogenophaga sp. SL48 genomic window:
- a CDS encoding sensor histidine kinase, with amino-acid sequence MLSAPLVIGASFAYLLLLFAVAYWGDRRAAQGRSVIGNAWVYALSMAVYCTAWTYFGSVGRAANTGVWFLPIYLGPMLAMVLAWMVVRKMIRIAKTYRITSIADFIASRYGKSPTLAGLVTLITVVGIVPYIALQLKAIASGYAVLTSPLGQTAAQPTQWWSDSTLYVALALAGFTMVFGARHLDSTERHEGMVAAIAFESIVKLLAFLAVGVFVVFGLFDGPGDLFDQAQAVEAVNRLLRFGQGQPFAYAQWAGLTLLAMLSVIFLPRQFQVMVVENVDERHLKRAVWVFPLYLLLINLFVLPIAVGGLLHFGVGRMDPETFVLSLPLSQGQQGLALLGFVGGLSAATGMVIVEAIAVSTMVCNDLVMPLLLRSHRLGARASGDLTGVLLFIRRLAILLILLLGYLYFHLAGEAYALVSIGLISFAAVAQFAPAMLGGMYWKGGTRRGALAGLLLGFGFWAYTLMLPSLAKSGWLADGFLQHGLFGWVWLKPESFLGLSGLDNLTHSLFWSLLVNIGAYVGVSLWRVPSAAETSQALLFVDVFHRTEGSRPVFWQGRAKVPELQSLVGRFLGVGRAQQLFAGYAQTLGVAGIAHIPADARLVQFVETQLAGAIGSASARVMVASVAEEEKLDLDDVMRILDEASQLRAYSHALEDKSRSLERATAELREANQQLQSLDRLKDDFMSSVTHELRTPLTSIRALSELMRDDDNMDLPQRQQFLGIIVAEAERLSRLVNQVLDMAKIEAGHAEWNEEAVDLREVLEQAAGSMGEMYREHGVALVLDLPPSVGLVGADADRITQVVLNLLSNALKYAPREGGQVLVRLRDAGPSVEVEVQDNGPGIPEDQQAMVFEKFQQVAGDAHYRPGGTGLGLPISRQIVAHFGGRMWLRSEPGQGACFGFSLPHRALDALPEQDNQRSTET; translated from the coding sequence ATGTTGTCGGCCCCGCTGGTCATCGGCGCTTCGTTTGCCTACCTGCTGCTGCTGTTTGCGGTGGCCTACTGGGGCGACCGGCGGGCCGCGCAGGGGCGCTCGGTCATTGGCAATGCCTGGGTGTACGCGCTGTCGATGGCGGTGTATTGCACCGCTTGGACCTATTTCGGCAGCGTGGGGCGCGCCGCGAACACGGGGGTGTGGTTCTTGCCGATCTACCTCGGGCCGATGCTGGCCATGGTGCTGGCCTGGATGGTGGTTCGCAAGATGATCCGCATCGCCAAGACCTACCGCATCACTTCGATCGCCGACTTCATCGCCAGCCGCTACGGCAAGAGCCCGACCCTCGCGGGCCTGGTGACGCTGATCACCGTGGTGGGCATCGTTCCCTACATCGCGTTGCAGCTCAAGGCCATCGCCAGCGGTTACGCGGTGCTGACCTCGCCGCTGGGCCAGACTGCGGCGCAGCCCACCCAATGGTGGAGCGACAGCACGCTGTACGTGGCGCTGGCGCTGGCGGGTTTCACCATGGTCTTTGGCGCGCGGCACCTGGACAGCACCGAGCGCCACGAGGGCATGGTCGCCGCCATCGCCTTCGAATCCATCGTCAAGTTGCTGGCCTTTCTGGCCGTGGGTGTGTTTGTCGTCTTTGGCTTGTTTGACGGTCCGGGTGACCTGTTCGACCAGGCACAGGCCGTCGAAGCCGTGAACCGCCTGTTGCGGTTCGGTCAGGGGCAGCCCTTCGCTTACGCGCAATGGGCGGGCCTGACCTTGCTGGCCATGTTGTCGGTCATTTTTCTGCCCCGGCAGTTCCAGGTGATGGTGGTGGAGAACGTGGATGAGCGGCACCTGAAGCGAGCCGTGTGGGTCTTTCCGCTGTACCTGCTGCTGATCAACCTCTTCGTGCTGCCCATCGCTGTCGGGGGGCTGCTGCATTTCGGCGTGGGGCGCATGGACCCCGAAACTTTTGTGCTGTCGTTGCCGCTGTCCCAGGGACAACAGGGTCTGGCGTTGCTGGGCTTTGTGGGCGGGCTGTCGGCCGCGACGGGCATGGTGATCGTCGAAGCGATCGCGGTCTCCACCATGGTCTGCAATGACCTGGTCATGCCGCTTTTGCTGCGCAGCCACCGCCTGGGCGCGCGCGCCAGCGGTGACCTCACCGGTGTGCTGCTGTTCATCCGCCGGCTGGCGATCCTGCTCATCCTGCTGCTGGGCTACCTCTATTTCCACCTCGCAGGTGAGGCCTACGCGCTGGTGAGCATCGGCCTCATCAGTTTTGCCGCCGTGGCCCAGTTCGCGCCGGCCATGTTGGGCGGCATGTACTGGAAAGGCGGCACGCGGCGCGGCGCGCTGGCCGGGCTGTTGCTGGGATTCGGGTTCTGGGCCTACACGCTGATGCTGCCGTCGCTCGCCAAGTCGGGATGGCTGGCCGACGGCTTTCTCCAGCACGGTCTCTTCGGCTGGGTCTGGCTCAAGCCCGAGTCCTTCCTGGGCCTGTCGGGCCTGGACAACCTGACGCACTCGCTGTTCTGGAGCCTGCTGGTCAACATCGGCGCCTATGTCGGCGTTTCGCTCTGGCGCGTGCCGTCGGCGGCCGAGACCAGCCAGGCGCTGCTGTTCGTGGACGTCTTTCATCGCACCGAGGGCTCCCGCCCGGTGTTCTGGCAGGGGCGGGCCAAGGTGCCCGAACTGCAGTCGCTGGTGGGACGCTTTCTGGGCGTGGGGCGCGCGCAGCAGCTGTTTGCGGGGTACGCCCAGACGCTGGGGGTGGCGGGCATCGCGCACATACCGGCCGACGCGCGCCTGGTGCAGTTCGTCGAGACCCAGCTCGCGGGCGCCATCGGCAGCGCCTCGGCGCGCGTGATGGTGGCCTCGGTGGCCGAAGAAGAGAAACTTGATCTGGACGACGTGATGCGCATCCTGGACGAAGCCTCTCAGTTGCGCGCTTACTCGCACGCGCTGGAGGACAAGTCACGTTCGCTGGAGCGCGCCACGGCCGAGCTGCGCGAGGCCAACCAGCAACTGCAGAGCCTGGACCGGCTCAAGGACGACTTCATGTCCTCGGTGACCCACGAACTGCGCACGCCCTTGACTTCGATCAGGGCGCTGTCGGAGTTGATGCGTGACGATGACAACATGGACTTGCCGCAGCGGCAGCAGTTTCTCGGCATCATCGTTGCCGAGGCCGAGCGACTGAGCCGCCTGGTGAACCAGGTGCTGGACATGGCCAAGATCGAGGCCGGGCACGCCGAGTGGAACGAAGAAGCGGTGGACCTGCGCGAGGTGCTGGAGCAGGCGGCGGGCAGCATGGGCGAGATGTACCGGGAGCACGGGGTGGCCTTGGTGCTGGACCTGCCGCCGAGCGTGGGGCTGGTGGGTGCCGACGCGGACCGCATCACCCAGGTGGTGCTCAACCTGCTGTCCAACGCCCTGAAGTACGCGCCGCGCGAAGGCGGGCAGGTGCTGGTGCGCCTGCGCGATGCGGGCCCTTCGGTGGAGGTGGAGGTCCAGGACAACGGGCCGGGCATTCCAGAGGACCAGCAGGCCATGGTGTTCGAGAAGTTCCAGCAGGTGGCGGGTGATGCGCACTACCGGCCGGGCGGCACCGGCCTGGGTCTGCCGATCAGCCGCCAGATCGTGGCGCATTTCGGCGGTCGCATGTGGCTGCGGTCCGAGCCGGGGCAGGGGGCCTGCTTCGGTTTTTCGCTGCCGCACCGCGCGCTGGACGCGCTGCCCGAACAAGACAACCAGAGGAGCACAGAGACATGA
- a CDS encoding response regulator transcription factor, whose translation MSTKILIADDEPNILISLEFLMKREGYEVVLARDGQEAVDAIVRERPSLVLLDVMMPIKTGFDVCYEVRSNDLVRDTLIVMLTAKGRDTDVAKGLALGANAYMTKPFSTKELVQKVRELLEA comes from the coding sequence ATGAGCACCAAAATCCTGATCGCAGACGACGAGCCCAACATCCTGATCTCGCTGGAGTTTCTGATGAAGCGTGAGGGCTACGAGGTGGTGCTGGCGCGTGACGGACAGGAGGCCGTGGACGCCATCGTGCGCGAGCGCCCTTCGCTGGTGCTGCTGGATGTGATGATGCCGATCAAGACCGGTTTTGACGTCTGTTATGAGGTGCGTTCGAACGACCTGGTGCGCGATACCCTGATCGTCATGCTCACCGCCAAGGGACGCGACACCGACGTGGCCAAGGGCCTGGCGCTGGGCGCCAACGCCTACATGACCAAACCCTTCTCCACCAAAGAGCTGGTGCAGAAGGTGCGCGAACTGCTGGAAGCCTGA
- a CDS encoding 3'-5' exonuclease, whose translation MAGQKTTDRRLWWLLGAAALMSMVWLMLTIGLLGLTLEDDARQTVWGLLGDRLMLVVLTWAAGMAAIAYGLKRWFDHWITPSVQLAEEAQVLLRTDVVRELPPKGNLETKVLAGLFNQLVAQREELRTEMDAKVQIAARDIEQERSRLAALMAELTQSVVVCNLDGRIILYNQRARLQFRALSQAPGVAGGAELMGLGRSIYSVFDRKLVTHALENIQQRMLRGAGQPSAQFVTTTPAGQLLRVQMAPVRPPPVAGSDEPSLDLTGFVLMLDNITRDFEAESAKDQVLHTLTERSRAALASMQAALDMLDYPDLDAPMRERFLGVIRDETTALSRRIGALEAGSTDSLKTRWPLEDMLGTDLVTAAQKRIETVTTLPASAAELDGALWLKVESFSLLQALVSLTGRLADEFEVRFVQLRLQPAVGSPGKAWLDLIWSGQAMSTETVMSWEMDPMKVGSETVRLTVRDVVERHNGAFWFERERQRHQAFFRFLLPLANPQEPVDATPLSKNDSRPEYYDFDLFKTTEQTRTLDDRPLTDLVYTVFDTETTGLNPGQGDEIIQIGAARIVNHKLLRQECFEQLVNPQRLIPAASIPIHGIRPDMVMGQPTIDQVLPAFHAFAQDTVLVAHNAAFDMRFLQLKESQAGVVFDHPVLDTLLLSAVIHPNQDSHRLEAIAERFNVTIVGRHTALGDAMVTAEVFLKLIPLLAEKGIHTLGQAREAAQKTYYARIKY comes from the coding sequence ATGGCAGGACAGAAGACCACCGATCGCCGCCTCTGGTGGCTGCTGGGGGCGGCGGCCCTGATGTCCATGGTCTGGCTGATGCTCACGATCGGCTTGCTGGGCTTGACCCTGGAGGACGATGCACGCCAGACCGTGTGGGGGCTGCTGGGCGACCGACTGATGCTGGTCGTTCTCACCTGGGCCGCCGGCATGGCGGCCATTGCCTATGGTCTCAAGCGCTGGTTCGATCACTGGATCACGCCTTCGGTGCAGTTGGCTGAAGAGGCACAGGTGTTGCTGCGGACCGACGTGGTGCGCGAGCTGCCGCCCAAAGGCAACCTGGAAACCAAGGTGCTTGCGGGGCTGTTCAACCAGTTGGTGGCCCAGCGCGAAGAGTTGCGAACCGAGATGGACGCCAAGGTGCAGATCGCGGCACGGGACATCGAGCAGGAACGAAGCCGGCTCGCTGCGCTCATGGCCGAGCTCACGCAGAGCGTGGTGGTGTGCAACCTGGACGGACGCATCATTCTCTACAACCAGCGCGCCCGCTTGCAGTTCCGCGCTTTGTCGCAGGCACCGGGCGTGGCCGGTGGGGCCGAACTGATGGGGCTGGGACGCTCGATCTACAGCGTGTTCGACCGCAAGCTGGTGACGCATGCGCTGGAGAACATCCAGCAACGCATGCTGCGCGGAGCCGGCCAGCCGTCGGCGCAGTTCGTCACCACCACACCGGCGGGGCAGCTGCTGCGGGTGCAGATGGCGCCGGTGCGCCCTCCGCCGGTGGCCGGTTCTGACGAGCCTTCGCTCGACCTGACCGGCTTTGTGCTCATGCTCGACAACATCACGCGCGACTTCGAGGCCGAGTCCGCCAAAGACCAGGTGCTGCACACGCTCACCGAGCGCAGCCGCGCGGCGCTGGCCAGCATGCAGGCGGCGCTGGACATGCTCGACTACCCCGATCTCGACGCCCCCATGCGCGAGCGCTTCCTGGGCGTGATCCGGGACGAGACCACGGCCCTGAGCCGTCGCATCGGCGCGCTCGAAGCGGGTTCGACCGACAGCCTGAAAACGCGCTGGCCGCTGGAAGACATGCTGGGCACCGACCTCGTGACCGCGGCGCAGAAGCGGATCGAAACCGTCACCACACTGCCTGCCTCTGCCGCGGAGCTGGACGGGGCGCTGTGGCTCAAGGTCGAGAGCTTCTCGCTGCTGCAGGCCCTGGTGTCTCTCACGGGTCGCCTGGCCGACGAGTTCGAGGTGCGCTTTGTCCAGTTGCGTTTGCAGCCGGCCGTGGGCAGCCCGGGCAAGGCCTGGCTGGACCTGATCTGGAGCGGCCAGGCGATGAGCACGGAGACCGTGATGAGCTGGGAAATGGACCCGATGAAGGTCGGCAGCGAGACGGTGCGCCTGACGGTGCGCGACGTGGTCGAGCGCCACAACGGGGCCTTCTGGTTCGAGCGCGAGCGCCAGCGCCACCAGGCCTTTTTCCGCTTCCTGCTGCCGCTGGCCAATCCGCAGGAGCCGGTGGATGCCACGCCGCTGTCGAAGAACGACAGCCGGCCCGAGTACTACGATTTCGACCTTTTCAAGACCACCGAACAAACGCGCACGCTGGACGACCGCCCGCTCACCGATCTGGTCTACACCGTGTTCGACACCGAAACGACCGGGCTGAACCCGGGGCAGGGCGACGAGATCATCCAGATCGGCGCGGCGCGCATCGTCAACCACAAGCTGCTGCGCCAGGAGTGTTTCGAGCAGTTGGTGAATCCGCAGCGCCTGATTCCCGCCGCGTCGATACCGATCCACGGCATACGGCCCGACATGGTGATGGGCCAACCCACCATCGACCAGGTGCTGCCGGCCTTTCATGCATTCGCGCAGGACACGGTGCTGGTGGCCCACAACGCGGCGTTCGACATGCGCTTCCTGCAACTCAAGGAGTCGCAGGCGGGGGTGGTTTTTGACCACCCGGTGCTGGACACCTTGCTGCTGTCGGCCGTGATCCACCCGAACCAGGACTCGCACCGGCTGGAGGCCATCGCCGAGCGCTTCAACGTGACCATCGTCGGCCGCCACACGGCCTTGGGCGACGCCATGGTCACGGCCGAGGTGTTCCTGAAACTGATCCCGCTGCTGGCCGAAAAAGGCATCCACACGCTGGGACAGGCGCGCGAAGCGGCGCAGAAAACGTACTACGCCAGAATAAAGTATTGA